TTGCCGATCTTCGCGAACATGCGCGCATTATTGTTCCGAATCGCCCCAATGTGCAGCTGCATGGTCCAGCCCTTGGCGTGATACGTTTCCCCAAGCTTGAGCAGGGTGTAGGTGCGATATTTCCGTTCCTCAAGCGGTGTGATGCTGCCCCCACTAATCGCTTTGCTGTAAATGTCCGCAACCTCTTGTTCATCGACTTGTTCACAAGGAAACGCGCCGAAGCCGTGATCCGACAGGCGGCAGCCATGATCGTGGAAATATTGAATCCGTTCTTGCAGTGCATCCAGCAACCCTTGATAAGTATCCACAGCTAAACTGGCCGTCGTTCCTATAGTCTCGACATAGGAAGTGAAGTCGGGGTGCGTGAGATCCAGGACCCGATCCGGACGGAATGCAGGGGCAACGACGGTGGACAGCTCCCCATGATTGCGAATGGCGCGATGAAACTCCAACGAATCGACGGGATCATCTGTCGTGCAGGCCACTTTGACCTTGAATTCCTCCAGAATTCCGCCTGCCCGCAAGGCAGGGGCCTTCAACTGCTCATTGCAAGCTCCCCAGATCTCCTTGGCATTATCCGCAGTCAACCGCTCTTGAATCCCGAAATAACGAGTCAGTTCCAGATGGGTCCAGTGATAGAGCGGATTGCCCACCAATCGCGGAACACATTCCGCCCAAGCCATAAACTTCGCTTCGGCGCTTGCGCTGCCGGTAATCAGCTCTTCGTCGACGCCGAGCCAGCGCATCGCCCTCCACTTGTAATGATCCCCATCCAGCCATAGCTCCGTCAGGTTATCAAACTGCCGGTTGATGGCAATATCCTTCGGACTTAAATGGTTGTGGTAATCGAATATCGGCATCCCTTCCGCATAATCATAAAAGAGTTTCTTCGCGCTGTTGCTGTTTAGGAGCAGATTTTCCGTGTCCAAACGGCTCATGTGATCGCCTCCGATTCTTATTTCGATTTTCAGTTCCATACTACCATACAAGTATGGTAGTATGGAATACATTAGGAGGTGATGCAGTGGTAGAATCTTTGCGATTACAGCCAGGATCGGCCGGAAATATCGTGTACTCCCGGCTTAAACAGCAGATTGTCAGTCTAGAGCTGCCGCCGGGAACCGCTCTATCCGAGAAGGAGGTTTCCCTTTCCTTCGA
Above is a window of Paenibacillus sp. FSL K6-1330 DNA encoding:
- the uxaC gene encoding glucuronate isomerase; the encoded protein is MSRLDTENLLLNSNSAKKLFYDYAEGMPIFDYHNHLSPKDIAINRQFDNLTELWLDGDHYKWRAMRWLGVDEELITGSASAEAKFMAWAECVPRLVGNPLYHWTHLELTRYFGIQERLTADNAKEIWGACNEQLKAPALRAGGILEEFKVKVACTTDDPVDSLEFHRAIRNHGELSTVVAPAFRPDRVLDLTHPDFTSYVETIGTTASLAVDTYQGLLDALQERIQYFHDHGCRLSDHGFGAFPCEQVDEQEVADIYSKAISGGSITPLEERKYRTYTLLKLGETYHAKGWTMQLHIGAIRNNNARMFAKIGKDSGYDSILDFHLAENLNGFLSRLDRNDQLPKTIVYSLYSSHYEMIATTIGNFQSAGVEGKLQLGSAWWFHDQKEGMLKQLTALSSMGLISTFVGMLTDSRSFMSFPRHEYFRRVLCRLFGDWIREGELPADYEYIGAIIQDICYRNAERYFQIH